A portion of the Oreochromis niloticus isolate F11D_XX linkage group LG10, O_niloticus_UMD_NMBU, whole genome shotgun sequence genome contains these proteins:
- the LOC100704634 gene encoding odorant receptor 131-2-like — MSLSNQTLTNVTANLQYLGVLEIVLFFTLSTMSCCIFLFINGIMLFTLRSKILFCETSRYILLYNLLFADTVQMALSQLLYIIATSRITLTYPVCGFLTMLANLTTVVSPLTLVVMSLERYVAVCYPLRHATIITITNTGVAIIAIWAIGSLNILTRVLLLLEFPFEALDSLQMKDFCSDIAMFVGSMSDDYDKAFTCVLFISASVAITCSYIGVIVAARSASTDKASAHKALNTLLLHLVQLGLYLSSTIHYPLFTALARVLKRIVFVRIQVVFYVCIFLLPRCLSSLIYGIRDQSIRPVLMQHLCCRLR, encoded by the coding sequence ATGTCACTTTCAAATCAAACACTGACCAATGTTACTGCTAACCTGCAGTATCTAGGGGTTTTGGAAATTGTGCTATTTTTCACTCTGTCTACGATGTCATGTTGTATATTCCTCTTTATCAATGGAATCATGCTATTTACTTTAAGGAGTAAGATATTGTTCTGTGAGACGTCTCGATACATTCTCCTGTATAACCTTCTGTTTGCAGACACAGTACAGATGGCACTGAGTCAATTACTGTATATTATTGCTACTTCTAGAATAACACTAACGTATCCTGTATGTGGTTTTCTCACCATGCTTGCCAATCTTACAACTGTGGTCTCTCCTCTCACGCTGGTGGTGATGTCTCTGGAGAGATATGTCGCTGTGTGCTACCCACTGAGGCATGCCACCATCATCACTATCACCAACACAGGTGTGGCCATCATTGCGATTTGGGCCATTGGTTCACTAAATATTCTCACTCGGGTTCTTCTGCTGTTAGAGTTTCCTTTTGAAGCCCTTGATAGTCTGCAGATGAAAGATTTTTGCTCTGACATAGCAATGTTTGTTGGGTCTATGTCTGATGATTACGACAAAGCTTTCACATGTGTTCTGTTTATTTCCGCAAGTGTGGCAATTACATGCTCTTATATTGGTGTTATAGTAGCAGCCAGGTCGGCCTCCACAGATAAAGCTTCAGCCCATAAGGCTCTTAACACACTGCTGCTACATCTGGTGCAGCTGGGCCTCTATCTGTCTTCAACAATTCACTACCCATTATTCACAGCACTTGCAAGAGTTTTAAAAAGGATAGTGTTTGTGCGCATTCAGGTagttttttatgtgtgtattttCTTGCTTCCCAGATGTTTGAGTTCTCTGATTTATGGTATCAGAGATCAAAGCATCAGACCTGTCCTCATGCAACATCTATGCTGTCGACTGAGATAA
- the LOC100704099 gene encoding odorant receptor 131-2-like, protein MSYVTPSKTNFTVGLQYRGTLEVLLFSAPITTSCCVFLLVNGTMLHILRSKAVFRETARYVLLYNLLFADTIQMVLSQLLYILSACRIRLTYPVCGFLVMLANLTTGISPLTLVVMSLERYVAVCYPLRHASIVTIRKTALAIIIVWAVSSLNVFIRLILLLNFPFEDLESLQMKDFCSNTPLLLGPMSDHYDKAYTWVLFVSAGVAVTCSYIGVMIAARSASTDKVSACNGRNTLLLHLIQLGLSLSSTIYDPLVTEISKVLDRVTVLRIWSILYVFMILFPRCLSPLIYGIRDQMIRGILMYHLCCQVKLPNSIKLLKY, encoded by the coding sequence ATGTCCTATGTCACTCCATCTAAGACTAACTTCACTGTTGGACTGCAGTACAGAGGGACACTGGAAGTTCTGTTGTTTTCTGCTCCAATTACAACATCttgctgtgtgtttcttttagttAATGGGACCATGCTACACATCTTAAGGAGTAAAGCAGTGTTTCGTGAGACAGCCCGTTATGTTCTTCTTTATAATTTACTTTTTGCAGACACCATACAGATGGTCCTGAGTCAGTTACTGTACATACTATCTGCTTGTAGAATCAGACTGACATATCCTGTTTGTGGCTTTCTTGTCATGCTTGCCAATCTCACAACTGGGATCTCTCCTCTCACACTGGTGGTGATGTCTCTGGAGAGATATGTAGCTGTGTGCTACCCACTAAGGCATGCTAGCATCGTCACCATCAGGAAGACAGCACTAGCGATCATCATAGTTTGGGCCGTCAGTTcactaaatgtttttattcGACTGATTTTGCTGTTAAATTTTCCATTTGAAGACTTAGAGAGTCTCCAAATGAAAGACTTTTGCTCTAACACTCCTTTGTTACTTGGCCCCATGTCTGATCATTATGACAAAGCTTACACTTGGGTTCTTTTTGTATCTGCTGGCGTTGCAGTTACTTGCTCCTATATTGGTGTTATGATAGCAGCCAGGTCGGCCTCCACAGATAAAGTTTCAGCCTGCAATGGTCGTaacacactgctgctgcacCTGATACAGTTAGGTCTCAGTCTTTCCTCGACTATTTATGACCCTTTGGTTACGGAGATCTCAAAAGTCCTTGACAGAGTAACAGTTTTACGCATCTGGAGTATACTTTATGTGTTTATGATCCTTTTCCCCAGATGTTTGAGCCCACTTATCTATGGCATTAGAGACCAAATGATCAGAGGCATCCTCATGTACCATCTGTGCTGTCAAGTAAAACTGCCCAACAGTATAAAATTActcaaatattaa
- the LOC100704367 gene encoding odorant receptor 131-2-like — MLLANLSLTNVTANQQYQGVLERVLFSTLTTLPCCVFLFINGIMLFTLRSKALFCETSRYILLYNLLFADTVQMALSQLLYIIATSRITLTYPVCGFLTMLANLTTVVSPLTLVVMSLERYVAVCYPLRHATIITITNTGVAIIAIWAIGSLNILTRVLLLLEFPFEALDSLQMKDFCSDIAMFVGSMSDDYDKAFTCVLFISASVAITCSYIGVIVAARSASTDKASAHKALNTLLLHLVQLGLSLSSTIYNPLLTALARVLTRIVFVRIQNAFYVCIFIFPRCLSSLIYGIRDQSIRPVLIYHLCCRLKYSVIQPRLNFHPRL; from the coding sequence ATGTTACTTGCAAATCTGTCTCTGACCAATGTTACTGCTAACCAGCAGTATCAAGGGGTTTTGGAAAGAGTTTTATTTTCCACTCTGACTACACTGCCGTGCTGTGTATTCCTCTTCATTAATGGAATCATGCTATTTACTTTAAGGAGTAAAGCTTTGTTCTGTGAGACGTCTCGATACATTCTCCTGTATAACCTTCTGTTTGCAGACACAGTACAGATGGCACTGAGTCAATTACTGTATATTATTGCTACTTCTAGAATAACACTAACGTATCCTGTATGTGGTTTTCTCACCATGCTTGCCAATCTTACAACTGTGGTCTCTCCTCTCACGCTGGTGGTGATGTCTCTGGAGAGATATGTCGCTGTGTGCTACCCACTGAGGCATGCCACCATCATCACTATCACCAACACAGGTGTGGCCATCATTGCGATTTGGGCCATTGGTTCACTAAATATTCTCACTCGGGTTCTTCTGCTGTTAGAGTTTCCTTTTGAAGCCCTTGATAGTCTGCAGATGAAAGATTTTTGCTCTGACATAGCAATGTTTGTTGGGTCTATGTCTGATGATTACGACAAAGCTTTCACATGTGTTCTGTTTATTTCCGCAAGTGTGGCAATTACATGCTCTTATATTGGTGTTATAGTAGCAGCCAGGTCGGCCTCCACAGATAAAGCTTCAGCCCATAAGGCTCTTAACACACTGCTGCTACATCTGGTGCAGCTGGGTCTCAGTCTTTCCTCAACCATTTATAACCCACTTCTCACAGCACTTGCAAGAGTTTTAACAAGGATAGTGTTTGTGCGCATCCAGAATGctttttatgtgtgtattttCATCTTCCCCAGATGTCTGAGTTCTCTGATTTATGGTATCAGAGATCAAAGCATCAGACCTGTCCTCATATATCATCTTTGCTGTCGACTGAAATATTCAGTCATACAGCCAAGACTGAACTTTCATCCCAGGCTGTGA